One Rissa tridactyla isolate bRisTri1 chromosome 1, bRisTri1.patW.cur.20221130, whole genome shotgun sequence DNA segment encodes these proteins:
- the APBB1 gene encoding amyloid beta precursor protein binding family B member 1 isoform X1, which yields MSGSLGERGELSGPLGEHGDLANDNRCPALSPAPQGPPPAQGPPPAPAEEPATAKWVKEGRNQRRRAAQRDQNRNELRPPPAPAPHSARGGGGGPGLLLPLRPHGRREEEEEEDDEEEEEDEEEEDEEEEDEEEEGDGDSTPVQSDPATGESEGSGERGPREPPRSASRLFGARSGAASDEDSSWATLSQGSPPGSSPDDADSFWTRSAVGPDSDLPAGWLRVQDTSGTYYWHVPTGTTQWQPPAGPPSPATPPAQDTPLAWTGFAPADGFEEGDFWKDPPPEEEDEEPEARDQEPPSPGRASPAVGTTLAEEDTPGSKRFAVRSLGWVEMSEEELAPGRSSVAVNNCIRQLSLHRRGPPGEGRAMLLLLEGRTLKLVDPQDQALLHAQPVAAIRVWGVGRDSGRDFAYVARDQLTQMLKCHVFRCESPAKDIATGLHELCSQIMEERRNARALANGLSLDPARLVEIPFQVEFPAPKSEVVQQFPVCYLGCVPVAKPVGMDVINAALEAALATGTKEHWTPIVVNVAPATLTITHQQVRPAPRWWWPWPGAGHGGAIRGGDGHGGAIRGGDGALRVPADGGRAVRVPRAVPVLHGGGPRRSLLRLHHGQRPRRLPLPHGLVRAQRGGAERGAAGRLHAALPEVPGRPAPGLQLLPAGPAGRLGGPSGGLLGAPRRPDPPGHPQAQAPRGPDAVSRDGGSHPGPLPTRRPWDGPAAPGDGGGESAPRGVVCVPACRGLRARPGGAARRAPCPMAAGQGILPQGDGAGVLPPTLARAPHCHLPPTTTPRGTMAREGGRGARPAPMHAV from the exons atgtCGGGGTCCCTCGGCGAGCGCGGCGAGCTGTCGGGGCCGCTGGGCGAGCACGGCGACCTGGCCAACGACAACCGGTGCCCGGCGCTGAGCCCGGCGCCGCAGGGCCCTCCCCCGGCGCAgggtccccccccggcccccgccgaggAACCGGCAACCGCCAAGTGGGTGAAGGAAGGGCGGAACCAACGGCGCCGCGCGGCCCAGCGCGACCAGAACCGCAACGAGctgcggccgccgcccgcccccgccccgcacaGCGcccgaggcggcgggggggggcccgggctgctgctgccgctgcggCCGCAcggccggcgggaggaggaggaggaggaagacgacgaggaggaggaggaggacgaggaggaggaggacgaagaggaggaggatgaggaggaggagggcgacgGGGACTCCACGCCGGTGCAGAGCGACCCGGCGACGGGGGAGTCGgagggcagcggggagcggggcccgCGGGAGCCCCCCCGCAGCGCCAGCCGCCTCTTCGGGGCCCGCAGCGGCGCCGCCAGCGACGAGGACTCCAGCTGGGCCACGCtcagccagggcagcccccccggcagctcccccgaCGACGCAG aCTCCTTCTGGACGCGCAGCGCCGTGGGGCCGGACTCGGACCTGCCGGCGGGGTGGCTGCGGGTGCAGGACACCTCGGGCACCTACTACTGGCACGTCCCCACCGGCACCACGCAGTGGCagccccccgccgggcccccctccccggccaccccCCCCGCACAGGACACCCCC CTGGCCTGGACGGGCTTCGCCCCAGCTGACGGCTTCGAGGAGGGGGATTTCTGGAAG gaccccccgcccgaggaggaggatgaggagccgGAGGCGCGGGACCAGGAGCCGCCCTCGCCGGGACGGGCCTCGCCGGCCGTGGG CACGACCCTGGCCGAGGAGGACACCCCGGGCTCCAAG CGCTTCGCCGTGCGCTCGCTGGGCTGGGTGGAGATGAGCGAGGAGGAGCTGGCCCCCGGCCGCAGCAGCGTAGCCGTCAACAACTGCATCCGCCAGCTCTCCCTGCACCGCCGCGGCCCCCCCGGTGAG GGCCGggcgatgctgctgctgctggagggccGGACGCTGAAGCTGGTGGACCCCCAGGACCAGGCCCTGCTGCACGCGCAGCCCGTGGCCGCCATCCGCGTCTGGGGCGTGGGGCgcgacagcggcag GGACTTCGCCTACGTGGCCCGGGACCAGCTGACGCAGATGCTCAAGTGCCACGTCTTCCGCTGCGAGAGCCCCGCCAAGGACATCGCCACCGGCCTGCACGAGCTCTGCTCCCAG ATCATGGAAGAGCGGCGAAACGCCCGGGCGCTGGCCAACGGCCTTTCCCTGGACCCCGCCAGGCTGGTGGAGATCCCCTTCCAGG TGGAGTTCCCGGCGCCCAAGAGCGAGGTGGTGCAGCAGTTCCCCGTCTGCTACCTGGGCTGCGTCCCCGTCGCCAAGCCCGTGG GCATGGACGTTATCAACGCGGCGCTGGAGGCGGCGCTGGCCACCGGCACTAAGGAGCACTGGACCCCCATCGTGGTCAACGTGGCGCCCGCCACGCTCACCATCACCCACCAGCAGGTGCGTCCGGCCCCGCGGTGGTGGTGGCCCTGGCCCGGTGCCGGCCATGGAG GTGCCATCCGTGGCGGTGATGGCCATGGAG GTGCCATCCGTGGCGGTGACGGCGCCCTCCGCGTGCCCGCAGACGGAGGCCGTGCTGTGCGAGTGCCGCGTGCGGTTCCTGTCCTTCATGGGGGTGGGCCGCGACGTTCGCTCCTTCGCCTTCATCATGGCCAGCGCCCCCGGCGCCTTCCGCTGCCACATGGTCTGGTGCGAGCCCAACGCGGCGGGGCTGAGCGAGGCGCTGCAGGCCGCCTGCATG CTGCGCTACCAGAAGTGCCTGGACGCCCGGCCCCAggcctccagctcctgcctgccggccccgccggccgACTCGGTGGCCCGTCGGGTGGGCTCCTCGGTGCGCCGCGGCGTCCAGACCCTCCTGGGCACCCTCAAGCCCAGGCGCCTCGGGGCCCAGACGCCGTGAGCCGGGACGGGGGGAGCCACCCGggtcccctccccacccgccgCCCCTGGGATGGGCCGGCAGCGCCGGGCGATGGCGGGGGTGAGTCCGCGCCCAGGGGCGTCGTGTGTGTCCCTGCGTGCCGGGGGCTGCGTGCCCGCCCGGGGGGGGCTGCACGCCGAGCGCCCTGCCCcatggcagcagggcagggaatcCTGCCCCAGGGCGACGGGgcgggggtcctgccccccaCGCTGGCGCGAGccccccactgccacctcccccccaccaccacccccaggggGACGATGGCGCGggagggggggcgcggggcccgcCCTGCCCCGATGCATGCGGTCTAA
- the LOC128902674 gene encoding hemopexin-like, translating to MDGQPHGLPGCGVFLSGRGHRPGAGVPRGRCRRNWGCPAPTPPSHCPGSAHLYVIAGDGVRRVDLTQDAAGPAGEATSLPHDGVDGAMCTRDGVFLFRGADFYQYPG from the exons ggctccccgggTGTGGGGTGTTCCTCTCGGGGCGGGGGCACCGGCCCGGTGCTGGGGTACCCCGCGGGcgctgcaggaggaactgggggTGTCCCGCGCCGACGCCGCCTTCACACTGCCCCGGCTCCGCGCACCTCTACGTCATCGCAG GGGACGGCGTGCGACGGGTGGACCTGACGCAGGACGCCGCGGGGCCCGCGGGCGAGGCGACGTCGCTGCCCCACGACGGCGTGGACGGCGCCATGTGCACCCGCGACGGCGTCTTCCTCTTCCGCGGCGCCGACTTCTACCAGTACCCGGGGTGA
- the APBB1 gene encoding amyloid beta precursor protein binding family B member 1 isoform X2, with the protein MSGSLGERGELSGPLGEHGDLANDNRCPALSPAPQGPPPAQGPPPAPAEEPATAKWVKEGRNQRRRAAQRDQNRNELRPPPAPAPHSARGGGGGPGLLLPLRPHGRREEEEEEDDEEEEEDEEEEDEEEEDEEEEGDGDSTPVQSDPATGESEGSGERGPREPPRSASRLFGARSGAASDEDSSWATLSQGSPPGSSPDDADSFWTRSAVGPDSDLPAGWLRVQDTSGTYYWHVPTGTTQWQPPAGPPSPATPPAQDTPLAWTGFAPADGFEEGDFWKDPPPEEEDEEPEARDQEPPSPGRASPAVGTTLAEEDTPGSKRFAVRSLGWVEMSEEELAPGRSSVAVNNCIRQLSLHRRGPPGEGRAMLLLLEGRTLKLVDPQDQALLHAQPVAAIRVWGVGRDSGRDFAYVARDQLTQMLKCHVFRCESPAKDIATGLHELCSQIMEERRNARALANGLSLDPARLVEIPFQGMDVINAALEAALATGTKEHWTPIVVNVAPATLTITHQQVRPAPRWWWPWPGAGHGGAIRGGDGHGGAIRGGDGALRVPADGGRAVRVPRAVPVLHGGGPRRSLLRLHHGQRPRRLPLPHGLVRAQRGGAERGAAGRLHAALPEVPGRPAPGLQLLPAGPAGRLGGPSGGLLGAPRRPDPPGHPQAQAPRGPDAVSRDGGSHPGPLPTRRPWDGPAAPGDGGGESAPRGVVCVPACRGLRARPGGAARRAPCPMAAGQGILPQGDGAGVLPPTLARAPHCHLPPTTTPRGTMAREGGRGARPAPMHAV; encoded by the exons atgtCGGGGTCCCTCGGCGAGCGCGGCGAGCTGTCGGGGCCGCTGGGCGAGCACGGCGACCTGGCCAACGACAACCGGTGCCCGGCGCTGAGCCCGGCGCCGCAGGGCCCTCCCCCGGCGCAgggtccccccccggcccccgccgaggAACCGGCAACCGCCAAGTGGGTGAAGGAAGGGCGGAACCAACGGCGCCGCGCGGCCCAGCGCGACCAGAACCGCAACGAGctgcggccgccgcccgcccccgccccgcacaGCGcccgaggcggcgggggggggcccgggctgctgctgccgctgcggCCGCAcggccggcgggaggaggaggaggaggaagacgacgaggaggaggaggaggacgaggaggaggaggacgaagaggaggaggatgaggaggaggagggcgacgGGGACTCCACGCCGGTGCAGAGCGACCCGGCGACGGGGGAGTCGgagggcagcggggagcggggcccgCGGGAGCCCCCCCGCAGCGCCAGCCGCCTCTTCGGGGCCCGCAGCGGCGCCGCCAGCGACGAGGACTCCAGCTGGGCCACGCtcagccagggcagcccccccggcagctcccccgaCGACGCAG aCTCCTTCTGGACGCGCAGCGCCGTGGGGCCGGACTCGGACCTGCCGGCGGGGTGGCTGCGGGTGCAGGACACCTCGGGCACCTACTACTGGCACGTCCCCACCGGCACCACGCAGTGGCagccccccgccgggcccccctccccggccaccccCCCCGCACAGGACACCCCC CTGGCCTGGACGGGCTTCGCCCCAGCTGACGGCTTCGAGGAGGGGGATTTCTGGAAG gaccccccgcccgaggaggaggatgaggagccgGAGGCGCGGGACCAGGAGCCGCCCTCGCCGGGACGGGCCTCGCCGGCCGTGGG CACGACCCTGGCCGAGGAGGACACCCCGGGCTCCAAG CGCTTCGCCGTGCGCTCGCTGGGCTGGGTGGAGATGAGCGAGGAGGAGCTGGCCCCCGGCCGCAGCAGCGTAGCCGTCAACAACTGCATCCGCCAGCTCTCCCTGCACCGCCGCGGCCCCCCCGGTGAG GGCCGggcgatgctgctgctgctggagggccGGACGCTGAAGCTGGTGGACCCCCAGGACCAGGCCCTGCTGCACGCGCAGCCCGTGGCCGCCATCCGCGTCTGGGGCGTGGGGCgcgacagcggcag GGACTTCGCCTACGTGGCCCGGGACCAGCTGACGCAGATGCTCAAGTGCCACGTCTTCCGCTGCGAGAGCCCCGCCAAGGACATCGCCACCGGCCTGCACGAGCTCTGCTCCCAG ATCATGGAAGAGCGGCGAAACGCCCGGGCGCTGGCCAACGGCCTTTCCCTGGACCCCGCCAGGCTGGTGGAGATCCCCTTCCAGG GCATGGACGTTATCAACGCGGCGCTGGAGGCGGCGCTGGCCACCGGCACTAAGGAGCACTGGACCCCCATCGTGGTCAACGTGGCGCCCGCCACGCTCACCATCACCCACCAGCAGGTGCGTCCGGCCCCGCGGTGGTGGTGGCCCTGGCCCGGTGCCGGCCATGGAG GTGCCATCCGTGGCGGTGATGGCCATGGAG GTGCCATCCGTGGCGGTGACGGCGCCCTCCGCGTGCCCGCAGACGGAGGCCGTGCTGTGCGAGTGCCGCGTGCGGTTCCTGTCCTTCATGGGGGTGGGCCGCGACGTTCGCTCCTTCGCCTTCATCATGGCCAGCGCCCCCGGCGCCTTCCGCTGCCACATGGTCTGGTGCGAGCCCAACGCGGCGGGGCTGAGCGAGGCGCTGCAGGCCGCCTGCATG CTGCGCTACCAGAAGTGCCTGGACGCCCGGCCCCAggcctccagctcctgcctgccggccccgccggccgACTCGGTGGCCCGTCGGGTGGGCTCCTCGGTGCGCCGCGGCGTCCAGACCCTCCTGGGCACCCTCAAGCCCAGGCGCCTCGGGGCCCAGACGCCGTGAGCCGGGACGGGGGGAGCCACCCGggtcccctccccacccgccgCCCCTGGGATGGGCCGGCAGCGCCGGGCGATGGCGGGGGTGAGTCCGCGCCCAGGGGCGTCGTGTGTGTCCCTGCGTGCCGGGGGCTGCGTGCCCGCCCGGGGGGGGCTGCACGCCGAGCGCCCTGCCCcatggcagcagggcagggaatcCTGCCCCAGGGCGACGGGgcgggggtcctgccccccaCGCTGGCGCGAGccccccactgccacctcccccccaccaccacccccaggggGACGATGGCGCGggagggggggcgcggggcccgcCCTGCCCCGATGCATGCGGTCTAA
- the APBB1 gene encoding amyloid beta precursor protein binding family B member 1 isoform X5: MRRRRATGTPRRCRATRRRGSRRAAGSGARGSPPAAPAASSGPAAAPPATRTPAGPRSARAAPPAAPPTTQLAWTGFAPADGFEEGDFWKDPPPEEEDEEPEARDQEPPSPGRASPAVGTTLAEEDTPGSKRFAVRSLGWVEMSEEELAPGRSSVAVNNCIRQLSLHRRGPPGEGRAMLLLLEGRTLKLVDPQDQALLHAQPVAAIRVWGVGRDSGRDFAYVARDQLTQMLKCHVFRCESPAKDIATGLHELCSQIMEERRNARALANGLSLDPARLVEIPFQVEFPAPKSEVVQQFPVCYLGCVPVAKPVGMDVINAALEAALATGTKEHWTPIVVNVAPATLTITHQQVRPAPRWWWPWPGAGHGGAIRGGDGHGGAIRGGDGALRVPADGGRAVRVPRAVPVLHGGGPRRSLLRLHHGQRPRRLPLPHGLVRAQRGGAERGAAGRLHAALPEVPGRPAPGLQLLPAGPAGRLGGPSGGLLGAPRRPDPPGHPQAQAPRGPDAVSRDGGSHPGPLPTRRPWDGPAAPGDGGGESAPRGVVCVPACRGLRARPGGAARRAPCPMAAGQGILPQGDGAGVLPPTLARAPHCHLPPTTTPRGTMAREGGRGARPAPMHAV; encoded by the exons atgaggaggaggagggcgacgGGGACTCCACGCCGGTGCAGAGCGACCCGGCGACGGGGGAGTCGgagggcagcggggagcggggcccgCGGGAGCCCCCCCGCAGCGCCAGCCGCCTCTTCGGGGCCCGCAGCGGCGCCGCCAGCGACGAGGACTCCAGCTGGGCCACGCtcagccagggcagcccccccggcagctcccccgaCGACGCAG CTGGCCTGGACGGGCTTCGCCCCAGCTGACGGCTTCGAGGAGGGGGATTTCTGGAAG gaccccccgcccgaggaggaggatgaggagccgGAGGCGCGGGACCAGGAGCCGCCCTCGCCGGGACGGGCCTCGCCGGCCGTGGG CACGACCCTGGCCGAGGAGGACACCCCGGGCTCCAAG CGCTTCGCCGTGCGCTCGCTGGGCTGGGTGGAGATGAGCGAGGAGGAGCTGGCCCCCGGCCGCAGCAGCGTAGCCGTCAACAACTGCATCCGCCAGCTCTCCCTGCACCGCCGCGGCCCCCCCGGTGAG GGCCGggcgatgctgctgctgctggagggccGGACGCTGAAGCTGGTGGACCCCCAGGACCAGGCCCTGCTGCACGCGCAGCCCGTGGCCGCCATCCGCGTCTGGGGCGTGGGGCgcgacagcggcag GGACTTCGCCTACGTGGCCCGGGACCAGCTGACGCAGATGCTCAAGTGCCACGTCTTCCGCTGCGAGAGCCCCGCCAAGGACATCGCCACCGGCCTGCACGAGCTCTGCTCCCAG ATCATGGAAGAGCGGCGAAACGCCCGGGCGCTGGCCAACGGCCTTTCCCTGGACCCCGCCAGGCTGGTGGAGATCCCCTTCCAGG TGGAGTTCCCGGCGCCCAAGAGCGAGGTGGTGCAGCAGTTCCCCGTCTGCTACCTGGGCTGCGTCCCCGTCGCCAAGCCCGTGG GCATGGACGTTATCAACGCGGCGCTGGAGGCGGCGCTGGCCACCGGCACTAAGGAGCACTGGACCCCCATCGTGGTCAACGTGGCGCCCGCCACGCTCACCATCACCCACCAGCAGGTGCGTCCGGCCCCGCGGTGGTGGTGGCCCTGGCCCGGTGCCGGCCATGGAG GTGCCATCCGTGGCGGTGATGGCCATGGAG GTGCCATCCGTGGCGGTGACGGCGCCCTCCGCGTGCCCGCAGACGGAGGCCGTGCTGTGCGAGTGCCGCGTGCGGTTCCTGTCCTTCATGGGGGTGGGCCGCGACGTTCGCTCCTTCGCCTTCATCATGGCCAGCGCCCCCGGCGCCTTCCGCTGCCACATGGTCTGGTGCGAGCCCAACGCGGCGGGGCTGAGCGAGGCGCTGCAGGCCGCCTGCATG CTGCGCTACCAGAAGTGCCTGGACGCCCGGCCCCAggcctccagctcctgcctgccggccccgccggccgACTCGGTGGCCCGTCGGGTGGGCTCCTCGGTGCGCCGCGGCGTCCAGACCCTCCTGGGCACCCTCAAGCCCAGGCGCCTCGGGGCCCAGACGCCGTGAGCCGGGACGGGGGGAGCCACCCGggtcccctccccacccgccgCCCCTGGGATGGGCCGGCAGCGCCGGGCGATGGCGGGGGTGAGTCCGCGCCCAGGGGCGTCGTGTGTGTCCCTGCGTGCCGGGGGCTGCGTGCCCGCCCGGGGGGGGCTGCACGCCGAGCGCCCTGCCCcatggcagcagggcagggaatcCTGCCCCAGGGCGACGGGgcgggggtcctgccccccaCGCTGGCGCGAGccccccactgccacctcccccccaccaccacccccaggggGACGATGGCGCGggagggggggcgcggggcccgcCCTGCCCCGATGCATGCGGTCTAA
- the APBB1 gene encoding amyloid beta precursor protein binding family B member 1 isoform X3: MSGSLGERGELSGPLGEHGDLANDNRCPALSPAPQGPPPAQGPPPAPAEEPATAKWVKEGRNQRRRAAQRDQNRNELRPPPAPAPHSARGGGGGPGLLLPLRPHGRREEEEEEDDEEEEEDEEEEDEEEEDEEEEGDGDSTPVQSDPATGESEGSGERGPREPPRSASRLFGARSGAASDEDSSWATLSQGSPPGSSPDDADSFWTRSAVGPDSDLPAGWLRVQDTSGTYYWHVPTGTTQWQPPAGPPSPATPPAQDTPLAWTGFAPADGFEEGDFWKDPPPEEEDEEPEARDQEPPSPGRASPAVGTTLAEEDTPGSKRFAVRSLGWVEMSEEELAPGRSSVAVNNCIRQLSLHRRGPPGEGRAMLLLLEGRTLKLVDPQDQALLHAQPVAAIRVWGVGRDSGRDFAYVARDQLTQMLKCHVFRCESPAKDIATGLHELCSQIMEERRNARALANGLSLDPARLVEIPFQVEFPAPKSEVVQQFPVCYLGCVPVAKPVGMDVINAALEAALATGTKEHWTPIVVNVAPATLTITHQQTEAVLCECRVRFLSFMGVGRDVRSFAFIMASAPGAFRCHMVWCEPNAAGLSEALQAACMLRYQKCLDARPQASSSCLPAPPADSVARRVGSSVRRGVQTLLGTLKPRRLGAQTP, translated from the exons atgtCGGGGTCCCTCGGCGAGCGCGGCGAGCTGTCGGGGCCGCTGGGCGAGCACGGCGACCTGGCCAACGACAACCGGTGCCCGGCGCTGAGCCCGGCGCCGCAGGGCCCTCCCCCGGCGCAgggtccccccccggcccccgccgaggAACCGGCAACCGCCAAGTGGGTGAAGGAAGGGCGGAACCAACGGCGCCGCGCGGCCCAGCGCGACCAGAACCGCAACGAGctgcggccgccgcccgcccccgccccgcacaGCGcccgaggcggcgggggggggcccgggctgctgctgccgctgcggCCGCAcggccggcgggaggaggaggaggaggaagacgacgaggaggaggaggaggacgaggaggaggaggacgaagaggaggaggatgaggaggaggagggcgacgGGGACTCCACGCCGGTGCAGAGCGACCCGGCGACGGGGGAGTCGgagggcagcggggagcggggcccgCGGGAGCCCCCCCGCAGCGCCAGCCGCCTCTTCGGGGCCCGCAGCGGCGCCGCCAGCGACGAGGACTCCAGCTGGGCCACGCtcagccagggcagcccccccggcagctcccccgaCGACGCAG aCTCCTTCTGGACGCGCAGCGCCGTGGGGCCGGACTCGGACCTGCCGGCGGGGTGGCTGCGGGTGCAGGACACCTCGGGCACCTACTACTGGCACGTCCCCACCGGCACCACGCAGTGGCagccccccgccgggcccccctccccggccaccccCCCCGCACAGGACACCCCC CTGGCCTGGACGGGCTTCGCCCCAGCTGACGGCTTCGAGGAGGGGGATTTCTGGAAG gaccccccgcccgaggaggaggatgaggagccgGAGGCGCGGGACCAGGAGCCGCCCTCGCCGGGACGGGCCTCGCCGGCCGTGGG CACGACCCTGGCCGAGGAGGACACCCCGGGCTCCAAG CGCTTCGCCGTGCGCTCGCTGGGCTGGGTGGAGATGAGCGAGGAGGAGCTGGCCCCCGGCCGCAGCAGCGTAGCCGTCAACAACTGCATCCGCCAGCTCTCCCTGCACCGCCGCGGCCCCCCCGGTGAG GGCCGggcgatgctgctgctgctggagggccGGACGCTGAAGCTGGTGGACCCCCAGGACCAGGCCCTGCTGCACGCGCAGCCCGTGGCCGCCATCCGCGTCTGGGGCGTGGGGCgcgacagcggcag GGACTTCGCCTACGTGGCCCGGGACCAGCTGACGCAGATGCTCAAGTGCCACGTCTTCCGCTGCGAGAGCCCCGCCAAGGACATCGCCACCGGCCTGCACGAGCTCTGCTCCCAG ATCATGGAAGAGCGGCGAAACGCCCGGGCGCTGGCCAACGGCCTTTCCCTGGACCCCGCCAGGCTGGTGGAGATCCCCTTCCAGG TGGAGTTCCCGGCGCCCAAGAGCGAGGTGGTGCAGCAGTTCCCCGTCTGCTACCTGGGCTGCGTCCCCGTCGCCAAGCCCGTGG GCATGGACGTTATCAACGCGGCGCTGGAGGCGGCGCTGGCCACCGGCACTAAGGAGCACTGGACCCCCATCGTGGTCAACGTGGCGCCCGCCACGCTCACCATCACCCACCAGCAG ACGGAGGCCGTGCTGTGCGAGTGCCGCGTGCGGTTCCTGTCCTTCATGGGGGTGGGCCGCGACGTTCGCTCCTTCGCCTTCATCATGGCCAGCGCCCCCGGCGCCTTCCGCTGCCACATGGTCTGGTGCGAGCCCAACGCGGCGGGGCTGAGCGAGGCGCTGCAGGCCGCCTGCATG CTGCGCTACCAGAAGTGCCTGGACGCCCGGCCCCAggcctccagctcctgcctgccggccccgccggccgACTCGGTGGCCCGTCGGGTGGGCTCCTCGGTGCGCCGCGGCGTCCAGACCCTCCTGGGCACCCTCAAGCCCAGGCGCCTCGGGGCCCAGACGCCGTGA
- the APBB1 gene encoding amyloid beta precursor protein binding family B member 1 isoform X4 produces MSGSLGERGELSGPLGEHGDLANDNRCPALSPAPQGPPPAQGPPPAPAEEPATAKWVKEGRNQRRRAAQRDQNRNELRPPPAPAPHSARGGGGGPGLLLPLRPHGRREEEEEEDDEEEEEDEEEEDEEEEDEEEEGDGDSTPVQSDPATGESEGSGERGPREPPRSASRLFGARSGAASDEDSSWATLSQGSPPGSSPDDADSFWTRSAVGPDSDLPAGWLRVQDTSGTYYWHVPTGTTQWQPPAGPPSPATPPAQDTPLAWTGFAPADGFEEGDFWKDPPPEEEDEEPEARDQEPPSPGRASPAVGTTLAEEDTPGSKRFAVRSLGWVEMSEEELAPGRSSVAVNNCIRQLSLHRRGPPGEGRAMLLLLEGRTLKLVDPQDQALLHAQPVAAIRVWGVGRDSGRDFAYVARDQLTQMLKCHVFRCESPAKDIATGLHELCSQIMEERRNARALANGLSLDPARLVEIPFQGMDVINAALEAALATGTKEHWTPIVVNVAPATLTITHQQTEAVLCECRVRFLSFMGVGRDVRSFAFIMASAPGAFRCHMVWCEPNAAGLSEALQAACMLRYQKCLDARPQASSSCLPAPPADSVARRVGSSVRRGVQTLLGTLKPRRLGAQTP; encoded by the exons atgtCGGGGTCCCTCGGCGAGCGCGGCGAGCTGTCGGGGCCGCTGGGCGAGCACGGCGACCTGGCCAACGACAACCGGTGCCCGGCGCTGAGCCCGGCGCCGCAGGGCCCTCCCCCGGCGCAgggtccccccccggcccccgccgaggAACCGGCAACCGCCAAGTGGGTGAAGGAAGGGCGGAACCAACGGCGCCGCGCGGCCCAGCGCGACCAGAACCGCAACGAGctgcggccgccgcccgcccccgccccgcacaGCGcccgaggcggcgggggggggcccgggctgctgctgccgctgcggCCGCAcggccggcgggaggaggaggaggaggaagacgacgaggaggaggaggaggacgaggaggaggaggacgaagaggaggaggatgaggaggaggagggcgacgGGGACTCCACGCCGGTGCAGAGCGACCCGGCGACGGGGGAGTCGgagggcagcggggagcggggcccgCGGGAGCCCCCCCGCAGCGCCAGCCGCCTCTTCGGGGCCCGCAGCGGCGCCGCCAGCGACGAGGACTCCAGCTGGGCCACGCtcagccagggcagcccccccggcagctcccccgaCGACGCAG aCTCCTTCTGGACGCGCAGCGCCGTGGGGCCGGACTCGGACCTGCCGGCGGGGTGGCTGCGGGTGCAGGACACCTCGGGCACCTACTACTGGCACGTCCCCACCGGCACCACGCAGTGGCagccccccgccgggcccccctccccggccaccccCCCCGCACAGGACACCCCC CTGGCCTGGACGGGCTTCGCCCCAGCTGACGGCTTCGAGGAGGGGGATTTCTGGAAG gaccccccgcccgaggaggaggatgaggagccgGAGGCGCGGGACCAGGAGCCGCCCTCGCCGGGACGGGCCTCGCCGGCCGTGGG CACGACCCTGGCCGAGGAGGACACCCCGGGCTCCAAG CGCTTCGCCGTGCGCTCGCTGGGCTGGGTGGAGATGAGCGAGGAGGAGCTGGCCCCCGGCCGCAGCAGCGTAGCCGTCAACAACTGCATCCGCCAGCTCTCCCTGCACCGCCGCGGCCCCCCCGGTGAG GGCCGggcgatgctgctgctgctggagggccGGACGCTGAAGCTGGTGGACCCCCAGGACCAGGCCCTGCTGCACGCGCAGCCCGTGGCCGCCATCCGCGTCTGGGGCGTGGGGCgcgacagcggcag GGACTTCGCCTACGTGGCCCGGGACCAGCTGACGCAGATGCTCAAGTGCCACGTCTTCCGCTGCGAGAGCCCCGCCAAGGACATCGCCACCGGCCTGCACGAGCTCTGCTCCCAG ATCATGGAAGAGCGGCGAAACGCCCGGGCGCTGGCCAACGGCCTTTCCCTGGACCCCGCCAGGCTGGTGGAGATCCCCTTCCAGG GCATGGACGTTATCAACGCGGCGCTGGAGGCGGCGCTGGCCACCGGCACTAAGGAGCACTGGACCCCCATCGTGGTCAACGTGGCGCCCGCCACGCTCACCATCACCCACCAGCAG ACGGAGGCCGTGCTGTGCGAGTGCCGCGTGCGGTTCCTGTCCTTCATGGGGGTGGGCCGCGACGTTCGCTCCTTCGCCTTCATCATGGCCAGCGCCCCCGGCGCCTTCCGCTGCCACATGGTCTGGTGCGAGCCCAACGCGGCGGGGCTGAGCGAGGCGCTGCAGGCCGCCTGCATG CTGCGCTACCAGAAGTGCCTGGACGCCCGGCCCCAggcctccagctcctgcctgccggccccgccggccgACTCGGTGGCCCGTCGGGTGGGCTCCTCGGTGCGCCGCGGCGTCCAGACCCTCCTGGGCACCCTCAAGCCCAGGCGCCTCGGGGCCCAGACGCCGTGA